Proteins encoded in a region of the Anopheles aquasalis chromosome 2, idAnoAquaMG_Q_19, whole genome shotgun sequence genome:
- the LOC126580851 gene encoding ribosome biogenesis protein WDR12 homolog, with protein MSLRITNPSEGQLQVHLTTKQKQFAVPDVPYSIRANVSNKELNVLVNTLLKDSGNAVAGNVEFDFLLNGEFVKIPLGQHLKEREISFEDTIDLEYVERYPAPEPQDCLLHDDWVSAVQAKDGWILTASYDNTVNLWNTKGKHKLTIPGHMAPVKGVAWVSLNENTGVFASASHDQNVMLWEWNVTANKAECVAVCKGHERGVGCIAVNPSRTQMASGSMDMMLKIWSTDVRSGNGEPGEEPSANKKAKLEEDNVRTPKLTLAGHREFVSGVQWIDDSTIATSSWDHTIKLWDLSLSGIKSEITGNKSFFDLSYSPLNGMIITASPDKNLRLYDLRSKHGTIVKNTYLGHTQWVQSVRWSTTNEFLFVSGAYDNHVKLWDHRSPKAPIYELIGHEDKVLAVDWSNPKYILSGGSDNAVRVFKSKIAVQNSNED; from the exons ATGTCGCTCCGCATTACAAACCCTTCCGAGGGGCAGCTGCAAGTGCACCTGACCACCAAGCAGAAACA GTTCGCCGTTCCCGATGTCCCGTACTCGATTCGGGCCAACGTGAGCAACAAGGAGCTGAATGTGCTGGTTAACACGTTGTTGAAGGACTCGGGCAATGCGGTAGCCGGCAATGTGGAGTTTGATTTTCTTCTGAATGGAGAGTTCGTTAAGATTCCCCTCGGGCAGCATCTGAAAGAGCGGGAGATTTCATTCGAGGACACCATCGATTTGGAGTATGTGGAGCGCTACCCGGCCCCGGAGCCACAGGATTGCCTGTTGCATGATGATTGGGTTTCGGCCGTCCAGGcaaaggatggatggatattGACCGCATCGTACGACAACACGGTGAACCTGTGGAACACGAAGGGCAAGCATAAGCTGACGATTCCGGGCCACATGGCACCGGTGAAAGGGGTAGCATGGGTGTCACTCAATGAAAATACCGGCGTGTTTGCGAGTGCCAGCCACGATCAAAATGTTATGCTCTGGGAGTGGAACGTGACTGCCAATAAGGCGGAATGTGTAGCTGTCTGCAAAGGGCACGAGCGTGGAGTTGGTTGCATCGCTGTCAACCCATCCCGAACACAGATGGCTTCGGGGAGCATGGATATGATGTTGAAAATATGGTCTACGGATGTtcgcagcggcaacggcgagCCCGGCGAGGAACCTTCGGCCAACAAGAAGGCAAAGCTCGAAGAGGATAATGTCCGCACACCGAAGCTAACACTCGCCGGCCACCGTGAGTTTGTATCGGGAGTCCAGTGGATCGATGATTCGACGATTGCCACCTCTTCCTGGGATCATACCATCAAGCTGTGGGATCTGTCGCTAAGCGGCATCAAGTCGGAGATCACGGGCAACAAATCATTCTTCGACCTGAGCTACTCTCCTCTCAATGGCATGATTATTACCGCTTCGCCAGATAAAAATCTCCGTCTATATGATCTTCGCTCGAAAC ATGGCACGATCGTCAAAAACACGTACCTTGGCCACACACAGTGGGTACAGTCCGTGCGTTGGTCAACCACCAACGAGTTCCTGTTCGTATCGGGCGCATACGATAATCACGTGAAGCTGTGGGATCACCGCTCACCCAAAGCCCCGATCTACGAGCTGATCGGACACGAAGACAAAGTGCTCGCCGTGGATTGGTCAAATCCAAAGTATATCCTGTCCGGTGGATCGGACAATGCCGTGCGCGTTTTCAAATCCAAAATTGCAGTCCAAAACAGCAATGAAGATTAA
- the LOC126573262 gene encoding protein wntless isoform X1 — MSGTILENLSGKKLSILVTILLILQLLCFLLGGLIAPVPASVQTILATICKDIPGSHNDTSIWLYSRGEDHCQSLDSIDIESDDMRMANQIVFVFQMPLPREGRQLDYSRWQQNLIGVLQTDIAFDANVLHKPHTKITIDARLAYRNKGDTDHDWKYIASSLEERDLDCTAEDVTDEYLYNCNTIPLFELGSLHHDYYLLNVRLPVDSDRRMNLDIGHIKDVHLSVIYQNGGFTKVWVSLKTVFLPFIIIIMAWFWQRVHLLHRKPALLEEMLLALGCALTFLNLPLEYLTLFFDMPFMLLLSDIRQGVFYATLLSFWLVFAGEHMLIQETGEKSGLKTYWKHLSAVAVGCVSLFLFDMCERGVQLRNPFYSIWVSKVGANVALGFIILAGISAGLYFFFLCYMIWKVFCNINIKRTSLPSMSSARRLHYEGIIYRFQFLMLATLLCAALTVIGFIIGQVSEGRWKWDENIDLEFTSAFFTGVYGMWNIYIFALIVLYAPSHKKWPTNETTENIMSEEIEFSNLPSDSNPSEISSLTQFARKAAQD; from the exons ATGTCCGGGACAATTTTAGAGAATCTTAGCGGCAAGAAGCTGAGCATTCTGGTGACGATTCTTCTGATTCTGCAACTGTTGTGCTTCTTGCTGGGTGGTCTCATAG CACCGGTCCCAGCTAGCGTACAGACGATCTTGGCGACGATTTGCAAGGATATCCCTGGCTCGCACAACGATACCTCGATATGGCTGTACTCACGTGGCGAGGATCATTGCCAGAGCCTGGACAGTATCGACATCGAGAGTGACGACATGCGGATGGCCAATCAGATCGTGTTCGTATTTCAAATGCCACTACCGCGCGAAGGACGTCAGTTGGATTACTCACGCTGGCAGCAGAATCTGATAGGCGTGCTGCAGACCGATATAGCGTTCGATGCTAACGTACTGCACAAACCGCACACCAAAATTACCATCGATGCCCGACTGGCTTATCGCAACAAGGGCGACACTGATCATGACTGGAAGTACATCGCGTCGTCCTTGGAAGAGCGAGATCTCGATTGCACCGCAGAAGACGTTACCGATGAGTATCTGTACAACTGCAACACGATTCCACTGTTCGAACTGGGATCGTTGCATCACGATTACTATTTACTGAACGTGCGCCTGCCAGTAGATAGCGACCGCCGTATGAATCTCGATATCGGGCACATTAAGGACGTTCATCTGTCGGTCATCTACCAGAACGGTGGATTTACCAAAGTTTGGGTTTCTTTAAAAACCGTCTTCCTgccgttcatcatcatcatcatggcctgGTTCTGGCAGCGTGTCCATCTGTTGCACCGGAAACCGGCACTGCTGGAAGAGATGCTACTCGCATTGGGATGTGCACTGACCTTTCTGAACCTGCCCCTGGAGTATTTGACGCTGTTCTTTGATATGCCGTTCATGCTTCTTCTCAGCGACATACGCCAGGGAGTGTTTTATGCTACACTTCTTTCATTCTGGCTCGTTTTTGCCGGTGAACACATGTTG ATTCAAGAAACTGGAGAAAAATCTGGCCTCAAAACGTACTGGAAGCATCTGAGTGCGGTGGCAGTCGGTTGTGTATCACTGTTCCTGTTTGATATGTGCGAGCGAGGAGTGCAACTGCGTAATCCTTTCTACTCCATTTGGGTATCGAAGGTTGGCGCTAACGTGGCG CTCGGTTTCATCATTCTAGCGGGCATTTCGGCCGGTCTTTACTTCTTTTTCCTGTGCTATATGATCTGGAAAGTGTTTTGCAACATAAACATCAAACGCACCTCGCTCCCATCGATGTCATCGGCTCGACGGCTTCACTATGAGGGCATCATCTACCGTTTCCAGTTTCTCATGCTGGCCACGCTGCTGTGTGCCGCTCTGACCGTGATTGGCTTCATAATTGGCCAGGTTTCCGAAGGTCGCTGGAAGTGGGATGAGAACATTGATCTAGAATTTACCTCCGCTTTCTTCACCGGTGTGTACGGCATGTGGAACATTTACATTTTTGCTCTCATTGTACTCTACGCACCCAGCCATAAAAAGTggccaacgaacgaaacaaCGG AAAACATTATGAGCGAAGAAATTGAATTCAGCAACCTACCGTCGGATTCCAATCCGAGCGAAATTTCGTCTCTCACCCAGTTTGCCCGCAAGGCAGCACAGGACTAA
- the LOC126573263 gene encoding ubiA prenyltransferase domain-containing protein 1 homolog isoform X2, with protein MLPMILIMMVLSISEPSERILTEISTRVERRSSFRTPLMKIKTYLSALRPWSLSASLVPTMLGTTIALRVHGFQEFNFLTFICTVFTVITVHCAGNVVNTYFDFVKGIDNRKSDDRTLVDHILTKDEVVTLGVLLYCAGCAGFVCLVYLSPAKLEHLALVYFGGLSSSFLYTGGIGLKYIALGDVLILIIFGPISVLFSYMAQTGYVEWMTIFYAIPLALNTEAILHSNNTRDAESDKKVGIVTLAILIGKTCSYVLYALLLFTPYVIFVVLGMKYSTLFLLPMVTLKQAFDIEKQFRNESTLQKVPRQTAKLNLFFGILYVVACFGAPQLPFITRK; from the exons ATGCTTCCCATGATCTTAATCATGATGGTGCTTTCTATTAGtgagccgagcgagcgaatatTAACTGAAATCTCGACGCGTGTAGAGAGACGATCTAGCTTTAGAA CACCCTTGATGAAGATTAAAACATACCTTTCCGCTCTGCGACCATGGTCCCTGTCCGCCAGTCTGGTACCGACGATGCTGGGCACGACGATCGCGTTACGTGTGCATGGGTTTCAAGAGTTTAACTTCTTGACCTTCATTTGCACCGTCTTCACGGTGATCACAGTGCACTGTGCAGGCAATGTGGTGAACACGTACTTTGATTTCGTCAAAGGTATCGACAATCGCAAGTCGGACGATCGAACCTTAGTTGACCATATTCTTACTAAGGATGAG GTGGTCACTCTGGGTGTGCTGCTGTACTGTGCCGGCTGCGCTGgattcgtttgtttggtgtACCTTTCTCCGGCCAAACTTGAACATCTGGCACTGGTGTACTTTGGTGGACTGTCTTCCAGTTTCCTCTACACTGGCGGTATCGGTTTGAAGTACATTGCGCTCGGCGATGTGCTGATACTGATCATCTTCGGGCCCATCTCGGTACTGTTTTCGTACATGGCGCAGACCGGGTACGTCGAGTGGATGACGATTTTCTACGCGATCCCGCTCGCGCTCAACACCGAGGCGATCCTGCACAGTAACAACACCCGCGACGCCGAGTCGGACAAGAAGGTGGGCATCGTGACGCTGGCCATACTGATTGGCAAAACGTGCTCGTACGTGCTGTACGCTCTGCTGCTCTTCACACCGTACGTGATCTTCGTCGTGCTCGGCATGAAATACTCCACCCTGTTTCTGCTACCCATGGTAACGCTGAAGCAGGCGTTTGATATCGAAAAACAATTCCGCAACGAAAGCACGCTGCAAAAGGTGCCGCGCCAGACCGCCAAGCTGAACCTGTTTTTCGGCATCCTCTACGTCGTGGCCTGCTTCGGTGCTCCGCAGCTTCCCTTCATTACGCGGAAATGA
- the LOC126573262 gene encoding protein wntless isoform X2, translating into MRMANQIVFVFQMPLPREGRQLDYSRWQQNLIGVLQTDIAFDANVLHKPHTKITIDARLAYRNKGDTDHDWKYIASSLEERDLDCTAEDVTDEYLYNCNTIPLFELGSLHHDYYLLNVRLPVDSDRRMNLDIGHIKDVHLSVIYQNGGFTKVWVSLKTVFLPFIIIIMAWFWQRVHLLHRKPALLEEMLLALGCALTFLNLPLEYLTLFFDMPFMLLLSDIRQGVFYATLLSFWLVFAGEHMLIQETGEKSGLKTYWKHLSAVAVGCVSLFLFDMCERGVQLRNPFYSIWVSKVGANVALGFIILAGISAGLYFFFLCYMIWKVFCNINIKRTSLPSMSSARRLHYEGIIYRFQFLMLATLLCAALTVIGFIIGQVSEGRWKWDENIDLEFTSAFFTGVYGMWNIYIFALIVLYAPSHKKWPTNETTENIMSEEIEFSNLPSDSNPSEISSLTQFARKAAQD; encoded by the exons ATGCGGATGGCCAATCAGATCGTGTTCGTATTTCAAATGCCACTACCGCGCGAAGGACGTCAGTTGGATTACTCACGCTGGCAGCAGAATCTGATAGGCGTGCTGCAGACCGATATAGCGTTCGATGCTAACGTACTGCACAAACCGCACACCAAAATTACCATCGATGCCCGACTGGCTTATCGCAACAAGGGCGACACTGATCATGACTGGAAGTACATCGCGTCGTCCTTGGAAGAGCGAGATCTCGATTGCACCGCAGAAGACGTTACCGATGAGTATCTGTACAACTGCAACACGATTCCACTGTTCGAACTGGGATCGTTGCATCACGATTACTATTTACTGAACGTGCGCCTGCCAGTAGATAGCGACCGCCGTATGAATCTCGATATCGGGCACATTAAGGACGTTCATCTGTCGGTCATCTACCAGAACGGTGGATTTACCAAAGTTTGGGTTTCTTTAAAAACCGTCTTCCTgccgttcatcatcatcatcatggcctgGTTCTGGCAGCGTGTCCATCTGTTGCACCGGAAACCGGCACTGCTGGAAGAGATGCTACTCGCATTGGGATGTGCACTGACCTTTCTGAACCTGCCCCTGGAGTATTTGACGCTGTTCTTTGATATGCCGTTCATGCTTCTTCTCAGCGACATACGCCAGGGAGTGTTTTATGCTACACTTCTTTCATTCTGGCTCGTTTTTGCCGGTGAACACATGTTG ATTCAAGAAACTGGAGAAAAATCTGGCCTCAAAACGTACTGGAAGCATCTGAGTGCGGTGGCAGTCGGTTGTGTATCACTGTTCCTGTTTGATATGTGCGAGCGAGGAGTGCAACTGCGTAATCCTTTCTACTCCATTTGGGTATCGAAGGTTGGCGCTAACGTGGCG CTCGGTTTCATCATTCTAGCGGGCATTTCGGCCGGTCTTTACTTCTTTTTCCTGTGCTATATGATCTGGAAAGTGTTTTGCAACATAAACATCAAACGCACCTCGCTCCCATCGATGTCATCGGCTCGACGGCTTCACTATGAGGGCATCATCTACCGTTTCCAGTTTCTCATGCTGGCCACGCTGCTGTGTGCCGCTCTGACCGTGATTGGCTTCATAATTGGCCAGGTTTCCGAAGGTCGCTGGAAGTGGGATGAGAACATTGATCTAGAATTTACCTCCGCTTTCTTCACCGGTGTGTACGGCATGTGGAACATTTACATTTTTGCTCTCATTGTACTCTACGCACCCAGCCATAAAAAGTggccaacgaacgaaacaaCGG AAAACATTATGAGCGAAGAAATTGAATTCAGCAACCTACCGTCGGATTCCAATCCGAGCGAAATTTCGTCTCTCACCCAGTTTGCCCGCAAGGCAGCACAGGACTAA
- the LOC126573263 gene encoding ubiA prenyltransferase domain-containing protein 1 homolog isoform X1, which translates to MTMAAPLYKFGPPLHARNVEGIREDDGATTSWTATDGNQQQQQQQTETQQRIDAPLMKIKTYLSALRPWSLSASLVPTMLGTTIALRVHGFQEFNFLTFICTVFTVITVHCAGNVVNTYFDFVKGIDNRKSDDRTLVDHILTKDEVVTLGVLLYCAGCAGFVCLVYLSPAKLEHLALVYFGGLSSSFLYTGGIGLKYIALGDVLILIIFGPISVLFSYMAQTGYVEWMTIFYAIPLALNTEAILHSNNTRDAESDKKVGIVTLAILIGKTCSYVLYALLLFTPYVIFVVLGMKYSTLFLLPMVTLKQAFDIEKQFRNESTLQKVPRQTAKLNLFFGILYVVACFGAPQLPFITRK; encoded by the exons ATGACCATGGCCGCACCTCTGTACAAGTTCGGTCCGCCGCTGCATGCACGGAATGTGGAAGGCATAAGGGAAGATGATGGTGCGACGACGTCCTGGACTGCTACAGAtggtaaccagcagcagcagcagcagcagacagaaaCGCAGCAACGCATTGATG CACCCTTGATGAAGATTAAAACATACCTTTCCGCTCTGCGACCATGGTCCCTGTCCGCCAGTCTGGTACCGACGATGCTGGGCACGACGATCGCGTTACGTGTGCATGGGTTTCAAGAGTTTAACTTCTTGACCTTCATTTGCACCGTCTTCACGGTGATCACAGTGCACTGTGCAGGCAATGTGGTGAACACGTACTTTGATTTCGTCAAAGGTATCGACAATCGCAAGTCGGACGATCGAACCTTAGTTGACCATATTCTTACTAAGGATGAG GTGGTCACTCTGGGTGTGCTGCTGTACTGTGCCGGCTGCGCTGgattcgtttgtttggtgtACCTTTCTCCGGCCAAACTTGAACATCTGGCACTGGTGTACTTTGGTGGACTGTCTTCCAGTTTCCTCTACACTGGCGGTATCGGTTTGAAGTACATTGCGCTCGGCGATGTGCTGATACTGATCATCTTCGGGCCCATCTCGGTACTGTTTTCGTACATGGCGCAGACCGGGTACGTCGAGTGGATGACGATTTTCTACGCGATCCCGCTCGCGCTCAACACCGAGGCGATCCTGCACAGTAACAACACCCGCGACGCCGAGTCGGACAAGAAGGTGGGCATCGTGACGCTGGCCATACTGATTGGCAAAACGTGCTCGTACGTGCTGTACGCTCTGCTGCTCTTCACACCGTACGTGATCTTCGTCGTGCTCGGCATGAAATACTCCACCCTGTTTCTGCTACCCATGGTAACGCTGAAGCAGGCGTTTGATATCGAAAAACAATTCCGCAACGAAAGCACGCTGCAAAAGGTGCCGCGCCAGACCGCCAAGCTGAACCTGTTTTTCGGCATCCTCTACGTCGTGGCCTGCTTCGGTGCTCCGCAGCTTCCCTTCATTACGCGGAAATGA
- the LOC126573261 gene encoding A-kinase anchor protein 10, mitochondrial has product MLQFWKKTGRRKSIAGSNDSLGATEQPVRGTPDDVIDGGTKIPETDEEALRFAERHCFANKDSPLRTSKLSRRMIDILADQSCMCYFVQYLESRNALSLIKFWLDVESFKAAAVESSRGGARLTTTTTTSAGQNSLGGRLHRSVSSDGYDSLSFFSVDGDSLSTNSFSENAFEDTQSVDDLRETDSRTSQNCTPLPPPTALEVLEEVDIREELESASAQSKMLENGCDMTIMRQSLTDDEKKQICEAGKAGDEPTPSATAAPAAAAVVAASNSNTRCFNSLINSDAVRIYRKYLTTNSPHHIDMPATILSSISLALCSSNGICNEQLFAEAQHYLLELFERNYLNPYLESSYYCKYTLEVLTDEHLKLRDILGSEMALFYFMEHLEQQGKRHYLEFYVAAVNFRRSFESSTQAQKDAVVLYDKYFSLQATCSLLLSDKIRFQLEEHICSADTANVAECFELPGRIIEVFLEQRYFAGFLKSPLYCRFISELLGKVKTNSCNGAIGVLPGAKRNTMVTGRAGRGHRKTLSDVTSDSSGTCNNGTAGRRSNAVPFISSQNTLLAMPDASFHRNRKHMSASHSSGVVAGSPGSTDMQIDSRHLYNPDLLWRRNSTGSGLTFGRVDALGRYERDFDITEPPVGDDRWNRSRLKKAVRKLVNLPEDKAQEELAWQVAEMIVKDITNVTMNHST; this is encoded by the exons ATGTTGCAGTTTTGGAAAAAGACTG GTCGAAGAAAATCAATCGCAGGAAGCAATGATTCGCTGGGAGCGACAGAGCAGCCCGTTAGGGGAACACCGGATGATGTCATTGATGGAGGCACAAAGATACCGGAGACCGATGAGGAGGCACTTCGCTTTGCCGAAAGGCACTGCTTTGCGAATAAAG ATTCGCCGTTACGCACTTCGAAGCTTTCTCGGAGGATGATCGACATACTGGCCGATCAGAGCTGTATGTGTTATTTTGTGCAGTACCTGGAATCACGGAATGCGCTATCTTTGATCAAATTCTGGCTGGATGTGGAGAGTTTTAAAGCTGCTGCGGTGGAAAGCAGCCGCGGAGGAGCAAgactaacgacgacgacgacgacaagtgcTGGCCAGAACAGCTTGGGAGGAAGACTGCACCGGAGTGTGTCGTCCGATGGGTACGACAGTTTGTCTTTTTTCAGCGTCGACGGTGATTCGTTGTCCACGAACTCGTTCTCCGAGAACGCGTTCGAAGACACGCAATCGGTGGACGATTTGCGCGAAACGGACTCGCGAACGTCACAAAACTGtacaccgttgccaccgccgACGGCACTGGAGGTGCTCGAAGAGGTAGATATCAGAGAGGAGCTGGAATCGGCCAGTGCTCaatcgaaaatgttagaaaatGGCTGTGATATGACTATTATGCGGCAATCGTTGACGGACGACGAGAAGAAACAGATCTGTGAAGCGGGCAAAGCAGGCGATGAGCCAACGCcatctgctactgctgctcctgctgctgctgctgttgttgctgctagtaACAGCAACACCCGATGCTTCAATTCCCTGATCAATTCTGATGCGGTGCGAATTTATCGAAAGTATCTGACCACCAACTCGCCTCATCATATCGACATGCCGGCCACGATACTCTCCAGCATCTCGCTTGCCCTGTGCAGTAGCAACGGTATCTGCAATGAACAGCTGTTTGCCGAGGCACAGCACTATCTATTGGAACTGTTCGAGCGTAACTACTTGAATCCCTATCTGGAGAGTTCCTATTACTGCAAGTACACGCTGGAAGTGCTGACCGACGAGCATCTGAAGCTGCGTGACATTCTGGGTAGTGAGATGGCTCTCTTCTACTTCATGGAACATCTGGAACAGCAGGGCAAACGCCACTACTTGGAGTTTTACGTGGCGGCAGTCAACTTTAGGCGCTCTTTCGAAAGCTCCACCCAAGCCCAGAAGGATGCCGTTGTGCTGTATGATAAATATTTCTCTCTTCAGGCCACGTGCTCGCTGTTGTTGAGCGATAAAATTCGCTTCCAACTCGAGGAACACATTTGCTCTGCCGATACGGCCAATGTGGCCGAGTGTTTCGAACTACCCGGGCGCATTATTGAAGTGTTCCTAGAGCAGCGGTATTTTGCGGGATTCCTAAAATCACCACTCTACTGTCGGTTTATCAGCGAGCTGCTCGGAAAGGTAAAAACCAACTCGTGCAACGGTGCAATCGGTGTTCTGCCGGGAGCAAAACGGAACACCATGGTAACGGGGCGTGCTGGTCGAGGTCACCGTAAAACGCTATCGGATGTAACGAGCGATAGTAGCGGCACGTGTAATAATGGTACTGCTGGTCGTCGATCGAACGCGGTACCATTCATTTCATCGCAAAACACTCTACTCGCCATGCCCGATGCAAGCTTCCATCGTAACCGGAAACACATGTCCGCATCGCACAGCAGCGGTGTGGTTGCTGGTTCTCCCGGAAGCACCGACATGCAGATCGATTCCCGTCATCTATACAATCCCGATTTGCTGTGGCGACGCAATTCGACGGGAAGCGGACTCACATTCGGACGGGTTGATGCACTCGGTAGATACGAGCGAGACTTTGACATCACCGAACCGCCGGTTGGCGATGATCGGTGGAATCGTAGCCGGCTGAAGAAAGCCGTCCGGAAGCTGGTGAACCTACCGGAGGATAAGGCACAGGAGGAGCTGGCCTGGCAGGTGGCCGAAATGATTGTGAAAGACATTACGAATGTTACCATGAACCACAGCACGTGA